In the genome of Halapricum salinum, one region contains:
- a CDS encoding sodium:calcium antiporter: MSRLRHPLVQVAVAFSLTAPWVFVYASGTHLGNGVTVLVSGLAVLGASFLLAWGAETAEKDVPRAFAIAVLAVLAVAPEYAVDALYAWNAGAGGASTDACAQFTAAQIENAAEGTTAAACHDANLAVANMTGANRILIGLGWAGIAFYTVWQATKTNDPAVEKRPGRLADAVTIDRSLSTEIAFLFVATVFAFAVPLAGGIGVIDTILLVGLYVAYIGIIIRGDVEEAEEHVGVPAYFQRKRRPIRIAVVLGLFAYSGLMIFTAVEPFAHGLEEIGLQYGVPEFFMIQWIAPLASESPELIVVAVLVNKARSTAGFNALISSKLNQWTLLIGTIAVVYSIAFGAVGTLPFDEKQTAEIWITAAQSFFALSILINFEISTREALALFVLFISQVATEFLLLRVLSIANPEALSIDLLYAYTALYLLLGTAILYRRRGALSEVFTRAGNAARTAVGREPVAVEGAD; the protein is encoded by the coding sequence GTGAGTCGACTCCGTCATCCACTCGTCCAGGTTGCAGTGGCATTTTCTCTGACTGCACCGTGGGTGTTCGTCTACGCTTCGGGCACCCATCTCGGGAACGGAGTGACCGTGCTGGTGAGCGGCCTCGCGGTCCTCGGCGCGTCGTTCCTGCTCGCATGGGGGGCAGAGACCGCCGAGAAAGACGTCCCGAGAGCGTTCGCCATCGCCGTCCTCGCAGTTCTGGCAGTCGCGCCCGAGTACGCCGTCGACGCCCTCTACGCATGGAACGCCGGGGCCGGCGGCGCGTCGACCGACGCCTGCGCACAGTTCACGGCCGCTCAGATCGAGAACGCCGCCGAGGGCACGACTGCAGCCGCCTGTCACGACGCCAATCTCGCTGTCGCCAACATGACGGGGGCCAACCGGATCCTGATCGGGCTCGGCTGGGCTGGAATCGCCTTCTACACGGTCTGGCAAGCCACGAAGACGAACGACCCCGCCGTCGAGAAACGCCCAGGACGGCTGGCCGACGCCGTCACGATCGATCGGAGTCTCTCGACGGAGATTGCCTTCCTGTTCGTCGCAACTGTCTTCGCGTTCGCCGTCCCGCTGGCGGGCGGGATCGGCGTCATCGACACGATCCTGCTCGTCGGGCTCTACGTGGCCTACATCGGGATCATCATTCGGGGGGACGTCGAAGAAGCCGAAGAGCACGTCGGCGTCCCGGCGTACTTCCAGCGCAAGCGCCGACCCATCCGGATCGCGGTCGTCCTGGGCCTCTTTGCGTACTCCGGGCTGATGATCTTCACGGCGGTCGAGCCGTTCGCCCACGGCCTCGAGGAGATCGGCCTCCAGTACGGCGTCCCCGAGTTCTTCATGATCCAGTGGATCGCGCCGCTGGCGAGTGAATCACCGGAGCTGATCGTCGTCGCCGTCCTCGTCAACAAGGCGCGCTCGACCGCCGGGTTCAACGCCCTGATCTCCTCGAAGCTCAACCAGTGGACGCTGCTGATCGGGACCATCGCCGTCGTCTACTCCATCGCGTTCGGGGCTGTCGGGACGCTGCCCTTCGACGAAAAACAGACTGCCGAGATCTGGATCACCGCCGCCCAATCGTTCTTCGCGCTGTCGATCCTGATCAACTTCGAGATCTCGACCCGCGAGGCGCTTGCGCTCTTCGTACTCTTCATCTCGCAGGTCGCTACAGAGTTCCTCCTCTTGCGCGTGCTGTCGATCGCGAACCCGGAGGCGCTGAGCATCGACCTGCTGTACGCCTATACCGCGCTGTACCTCCTTCTGGGGACAGCGATCCTCTATCGGCGGCGTGGTGCTCTCAGCGAAGTGTTCACGCGAGCAGGGAACGCGGCTCGAACGGCCGTCGGTCGCGAGCCAGTCGCTGTCGAGGGTGCTGATTGA
- a CDS encoding helix-hairpin-helix domain-containing protein produces MGLSDILSRIKSALGIGGSRRQQPPQGQYQQGQPQQGQPPQEQAQEPAAGQQQGTNVTVEREPSTETEDAVKGTDTEPETTGGSESEHATGESEGEVTEDSAEEATEGSEDEAADESEAEAADDPAASESDLGTDEPTDVIKGIGSAYAERLSEAGVETVADLATGDAESLSEETGISETRLQNWIDRARHR; encoded by the coding sequence ATGGGATTGTCGGATATACTCAGCCGGATCAAATCCGCGCTCGGGATCGGCGGTTCACGCCGGCAGCAGCCACCGCAGGGACAGTACCAGCAGGGCCAGCCCCAGCAAGGCCAGCCACCACAGGAACAGGCCCAAGAGCCCGCGGCCGGCCAACAGCAGGGGACGAACGTGACCGTCGAACGTGAACCCTCGACGGAGACGGAAGACGCCGTGAAAGGGACCGACACGGAACCCGAGACGACCGGCGGCTCCGAGAGCGAGCACGCCACCGGAGAATCCGAGGGGGAAGTCACGGAAGACTCTGCGGAGGAAGCCACTGAAGGCTCCGAAGACGAAGCCGCTGATGAATCCGAGGCGGAAGCTGCCGACGATCCGGCTGCCTCCGAATCCGATCTCGGGACCGACGAACCGACCGACGTGATCAAGGGTATCGGGTCGGCCTACGCTGAGCGTCTTTCTGAAGCGGGCGTCGAGACAGTCGCCGACCTGGCGACCGGCGACGCCGAGTCGCTCTCGGAGGAAACGGGGATCTCCGAGACACGACTGCAGAACTGGATCGACCGCGCCAGACACCGCTGA
- a CDS encoding shikimate dehydrogenase, which produces MDVYGLLGHPVEHSLSPPMHEAAYAALAMEARYVTFDPGADAGAAAVEAAETLGISGLNVTIPFKQDVLEVVETDDLAARIGAVNTIDFTDSGPVGYNTDAVGAVRALRRHDVSLEGTAVVVGAGGAGRAIAFGLADEGMTVEIANRTVETAHDLASDVPGASGHGLDDLADLLADADVLVNATSVGMDEDRSPVPADALHGELAVLDAVYSPIETRLLREAAAAGATTVDGAWMLLFQGVEAFEIWTGRDAPVGEMNEALRARL; this is translated from the coding sequence ATGGACGTCTACGGACTTCTCGGACACCCGGTCGAACACTCACTGTCGCCGCCGATGCACGAGGCCGCGTACGCAGCGTTGGCGATGGAGGCTCGATACGTGACCTTCGATCCCGGGGCTGACGCCGGAGCGGCGGCCGTCGAAGCGGCCGAAACACTCGGAATCTCGGGCTTGAACGTGACGATTCCGTTCAAACAGGACGTTCTCGAAGTTGTCGAGACGGACGACCTGGCCGCTCGAATCGGCGCTGTGAACACGATCGATTTCACTGATTCCGGGCCTGTCGGATACAACACCGACGCCGTCGGGGCGGTGCGCGCACTGCGGAGACACGACGTCAGCCTCGAGGGAACGGCTGTCGTCGTCGGTGCCGGCGGCGCGGGCCGGGCGATAGCGTTCGGGTTGGCAGACGAAGGGATGACCGTCGAGATCGCCAATCGAACCGTCGAGACGGCCCACGATCTCGCGTCGGACGTGCCGGGCGCGAGCGGTCACGGACTAGACGATCTCGCCGATCTTCTCGCGGACGCCGACGTGCTCGTCAACGCTACCAGCGTCGGCATGGACGAAGACCGATCCCCGGTCCCGGCAGACGCGCTCCACGGAGAGCTGGCCGTCCTCGACGCGGTCTATTCGCCGATCGAGACGCGGCTATTGCGGGAGGCTGCGGCCGCGGGCGCGACGACCGTCGACGGGGCGTGGATGCTGCTGTTCCAGGGCGTCGAAGCCTTCGAGATCTGGACGGGTCGGGACGCACCTGTCGGCGAGATGAACGAAGCGCTTCGCGCCCGGCTTTAA